A genomic region of Aspergillus oryzae RIB40 DNA, chromosome 1 contains the following coding sequences:
- a CDS encoding import motor complex subunit PAM16 (uncharacterized conserved protein) gives MAHRLVSQVVVTGARVFGRAFAEAYKQASATGKYKAVKGNGGSSFSSSGLTLDEACKILNVKPPQGGETNLEHVMERFKKLFDLNDPQKGGSFYLQSKILRARERIEMELRQAERKAAQEKELREGWKPKVYKD, from the exons ATG GCCCACCGTCTCGTTTCCCAGGTCGTCGTTACGGGCGCCCGAGTCTTCGGTCGAGCCTTCGCCGAGGCCTACAAGCAGGCATCCGCTACCGGCAAGTATAAAGCAGTCAAGGGCAATGGTGGAAGcagcttctcttcatccgGTTTGACCCTCGATGAGGCTTGCAAAATTCTTAATGTGAAGCCTCCCCAGGGTGGTGAGACCAATTTGGAACATGTGATGGAACGATTCAAGAAGCTGTTCGATTTGAATGACCCACAGAAGGGGGGCAGTTTCTACCTTCAGAGCAAGATTCTTCGTGCGCGGGAAAGGATAGAGATGGAACTCCGCCAGGCTGAACGGAAAGCTGCCCAAGAGAAGGAATTACGCGAAGGCTGGAAGCCCAAGGTTTACAAGGATTAA
- a CDS encoding D-arabinose 1-dehydrogenase (NAD(P)(+)) ARA2 (predicted oxidoreductase), with protein sequence MGRPSLPLSANLPPLVMGTATFNSQYNPDPYALPTTELVHRALTSGVRAFDTSPYYGPAEELLGRALATDFVQSNFPRHTYRLLTKVGRVASSSFDYSPEWVRYSVKRSLRRLHTDYLDVVYCHDVEFVSPQEVLEAVRELRRIRDTEGTIHYVGISGYPVDVLSDLAEMVLQETGEPLDVVMSYANFTLQNTRLLTEALPRLVAAGVDVIPNASPLGMGLLRRSGVPIGSMGDFHPAPDGLRSAIHRAAEWADTQGEKIEVIAIRFALESWLREGAKAGALGPPLARSADADPGFLSVVNMGTGERLGVSVMGVSNLDELNETLRVWHSIIEGLEYKDDEEIAEIGNSQSNPAAVPSAPQAPTILTPSEGIITDRAWSKSRRHRILSLAQEIQAILGSEWVDFVWPSPGTDFVNTLSAEHLALKTELAGLTAAGQEKAASATTDSQTMITPPLDAVDTKIPVDATPSDVAL encoded by the coding sequence ATGGGCCGCCCCTCACTTCCGCTGTCGGCGAATTTGCCGCCACTGGTCATGGGCACTGCGACATTCAACTCTCAGTACAACCCCGATCCCTACGCCCTCCCGACTACAGAACTGGTCCACCGTGCTCTCACCAGTGGTGTCCGCGCCTTCGACACATCCCCCTATTATGGCCCCGCGGAGGAACTCCTCGGCCGAGCGCTGGCTACCGATTTCGTCCAGTCCAACTTCCCCCGCCACACATACCGCTTGCTCACAAAAGTCGGTCGAGTCgcgtcctcttccttcgaTTACTCCCCGGAATGGGTACGATACAGCGTTAAGCGCAGTCTTCGCCGTCTCCACACCGACTACCTCGACGTAGTCTACTGCCACGATGTCGAATTTGTCTCGCCACAAGAGGTGCTGGAGGCCGTCCGGGAACTGCGCCGCATCCGCGACACAGAGGGGACCATTCACTACGTGGGTATATCAGGATACCCCGTTGATGTACTGAGCGATCTTGCGGAAATGGTCTTACAGGAGACGGGCGAACCTCTGGACGTCGTCATGTCTTATGCCAATTTCACTCTGCAAAATACCCGGCTGCTCACCGAAGCCCTGCCCCGTCTCGTGGCTGCCGGTGTCGACGTGATTCCCAACGCCTCCCCGTTGGGAATGGGTCTGCTGCGCCGCTCTGGTGTACCAATTGGTAGCATGGGAGACTTCCACCCCGCTCCGGACGGGTTAAGAAGCGCCATCCACCGCGCTGCGGAATGGGCCGATACTCAGGGCGAGAAGATCGAGGTGATTGCCATCCGGTTCGCGCTTGAGTCATGGCTTCGCGAGGGCGCCAAAGCAGGCGCTCTGGGCCCGCCTCTGGCTCGGTCCGCGGACGCAGATCCGGGCTTCCTCTCCGTTGTGAACATGGGAACCGGCGAGCGACTTGGTGTCAGCGTGATGGGTGTGAGCAACCTAGACGAACTGAACGAGACGCTCCGAGTCTGGCACAGTATCATCGAGGGTCTGGAGTAcaaagacgacgaagaaatcgCCGAAATTGGCAACAGCCAGTCAAACCCAGCCGCCGTCCCTTCAGCCCCCCAAGCCCCTACAATCCTCACCCCCTCAGAAGGGATCATCACCGACCGCGCATGGTCAAAATCCCGTCGCCACCGCATCTTATCCCTTGCCCAGGAAATCCAGGCAATCCTCGGTTCCGAGTGGGTGGACTTCGTCTGGCCAAGCCCCGGAACGGACTTCGTCAACACTTTGTCTGCCGAGCATCTCGCCTTAAAAACGGAACTGGCTGGGCTTACTGCTGcaggacaagaaaaggcagctTCTGCTACCACGGATAGTCAAACGATGATTACTCCACCGTTGGATGCAGTAGATACGAAGATACCCGTCGATGCAACTCCTTCGGATGTTGCGTTGTAA
- a CDS encoding putative topoisomerase family protein TRF4 (DNA polymerase sigma): MPPPFQFRGNDRRSQNHHPKPEFTFRYSRPPTSERPLLRSRRETTPDLLVAPENGDDKPALKLHNEILSFYYWVKPVEYEQIVRADLIERLQTAFQSRYYGVQLRAFGSFASGLYLPTADIDLVLLSSNFMRHGIKTFGERKGQIYAFSAFLRNLDIAVPGSIETIAHARVPILKFVDKMTGLRVDLSFDNDSGLVANNTFQQWKSEYPAMPVIVSVIKQFLLLRGLNEVPCGGLGGFSITCLVTSLLQHLPHGSMSQNLGSILMDFFEFYGHEFDYETVGIRMEPPGYFNKDARLSIEDPNNADNDVSGGTREIALIFKSFRDAYRLLKERMVYTAMAGDQNNSILESIIAANYDEYTEQRWQLRQIFQTHPRFARHDDEKSLQTSFLA; encoded by the exons ATGCCACCACCATTTCAGTTCCGTGGCAATGACAGGCGGTCACAGAATCACCACCCCAAGCCTGAGTTCACCTTTCGCTATTCGCGACCCCCAACATCCGAGCGTCCGCTCCTCAGATCGAGAAGAGAAACTACGCCAGATCTGTTGGTCGCCCCGGAAAATGGTGATGATAAACCAGCGCTGAA ACTGCACAACGAAATTTTGTCCTTTTATTATTGGGTGAAACCAGTGGAGTACGAACAGATCGTCCGAGCGGACTTGATTGAGCGACTCCAGACTGCATTTCAAAGCAGATATTATGGTGTGCAGCTTCGTGCATTTGGTTCGTTCGCCTCAGGGCTGTACCTTCCAACTGCCGATATAGATCTAGTTCTACTCTCATCCAACTTCATGCGTCATGGTATCAAAACTTTCGGTGAACGAAAGGGCCAGATTTACGCCTTCTCTGCATTCCTCAGGAATTTAGATATTGCCGTACCCGGTTCAATAGAGACGATCGCGCATGCTCGGGTTCCCATCCTGAAGTTTGTGGATAAAATGACTGGCTTGAGAGTGGACCTGTCGTTCGACAATGATAGCGGACTAGTCGCCAACAACACTTTCCAGCAATGGAAGTCTGAATATCCTGCCATGCCCGTTATTGTTTCGGTGATTAAACAGTTTTTGTTGCTTCGAGGGCTGAACGAGGTCCCTTGTGGCGGCTTGGGAGGATTCTCTATCACCTGTCTGGTGACAAGCCTTCTACAGCACCTTCCACACGGTTCTATGTCGCAAAATTTAGGCAGTATTCTCATGGATTTCTTTGAATTTTATGGTCATGAATTTGACTACGAAACCGTTGGTATACGGATGGAGCCACCAGGCTATTTCAACAAG GATGCCCGCCTCTCGATCGAAGATCCAAATAACGCCGACAACGATGTATCCGGAGGAACTCGCGAAATTGCTTTGATTTTCAAATCATTCAGGGATGCATATCGCCTTTTGAAAGAGCGCATGGTCTATACGGCCATGGCAGGAGACCAAAACAACAGCATTTTGGAATCCATCATCGCAGCAAACTATGATGAATACACCGAGCAAAGGTGGCAGCTACGCCAAATCTTCCAGACACATCCCAGATTCGCTCG TCATGACGACGAAAAGTCCCTCCAAACCTCGTTTCTTGCGTAA
- a CDS encoding SDR family NAD(P)-dependent oxidoreductase (dehydrogenases with different specificities (related to short-chain alcohol dehydrogenases)), whose protein sequence is MATSTSISAANLFDVSGIVAVVTGGGSGLGLFMTKALATNGAKKVYILGRRKPILDQVASELDRDIVIPIQCDVTDQSSLKAAVARIEADTGYINLLIANSGIAGPSGSVPPGSSIAELQETLYNIPMQDFTNTFHVNCTAVFYTTIAFLGLLDAGNKNGSYSNGRSQVIATSSIGSFNRRISAGFAYSTSKAATTMMMKVLATYLVPYRIRANVLCPGLFPTDLTTDLYQGKNPTEEGAFPLDQIPAERAGTPEDIMGPLLYLASRAGAYCNGNCVLTDGGRLSVTPATY, encoded by the exons ATGGCCACATCTACTAGTATCTCAGCAGCAAACCTCTTCGACGTATCCGGTATCGTGGCTGTAGTGACCGGTGGTGGCAGTG GCCTCGGTCTCTTCATGACCAAAGCATTAGCCACCAACGGCGCAAAGAAAGTATACATTCTCGGACGAAGAAAACCCATCCTAGACCAAGTGGCCTCAGAACTG GACAGAGACATCGTAATCCCAATCCAATGCGACGTAACTGACCAGTCATCTCTCAAAGCCGCAGTCGCCCGCATAGAAGCAGACACCGGCTAtatcaatctcctcatcGCCAACTCCGGTATCGCCGGCCCATCCGGCAGCGTCCCGCCCGGATCAAGCATCGCCGAGCTCCAAGAAACGCTATACAACATCCCAATGCAGGATTTCACCAACACGTTTCACGTGAACTGCACTGCGGTGTTCTACACCACCATTGCATTTCTAGGCCTGCTAGACGCAGGGAATAAGAACGGCAGTTACAGCAACGGACGCAGCCAGGTGATTGCAACGAGCAGTATCGGGAGCTTCAACCGGCGCATCTCGGCTGGGTTTGCCTACAGCACAAGCAAGGCTGCCacgacaatgatgatgaaggtaCTGGCAACTTATTTGGTGCCGTATCGGATTCGGGCGAATGTTCTTTGTCCTGGGT TGTTCCCGACTGATCTGACGACTGATTTGTATCAGGGGAAGAATCCTACTGAGGAGGGGGCGTTTCCTCTGGACCAGATTCCTGCTGAACGAGCGGGAACGCCGGAGGATATTATGGGACCGCTTTTGTATTTGGCGTCGCGCGCGGGGGCCTACTGTAATGGCAACTGTGTGCTTACGGATGGGGGTCGGCTGAGTGTTACGCCTGCTACCTATTAG
- a CDS encoding alpha/beta hydrolase (predicted protein) encodes MPNSNPVIVILHGAWHTPAHYAEFTSALKSKGHEVHIPRLPSMSDTRPPNADLHTDTDFIRSYVKSLVEAGQGVVVFMHSYGGQVGTNALVGLGAETRKQQGQTGGVVLLIYMSGFAVTENTSMMSVVKQFGHEDLIPLAFDIAEDYSTVSRDPKNLIIGPGRSDEETDAYVAAMLRWNGKTMYQDVERCAWREIPVAYIYATEDMNVPFDYQKWFVETMREDGREVETFEVQTGHCPTFTKFEEVATIVDGVVSKL; translated from the coding sequence ATGCCCAATTCCAACCCTGTCATCGTCATACTCCACGGCGCCTGGCACACCCCAGCCCACTACGCCGAATTCACCTCCGCCCTCAAGTCCAAGGGCCACGAAGTCCATATCCCCCGCCTACCCTCCATGAGCGACACCCGTCCCCCAAACGCAGATCTTCACACAGACACAGATTTCATCCGCAGCTACGTGAAAAGCCTAGTCGAAGCCGGCCAGGGGGTAGTCGTATTCATGCACTCCTACGGCGGCCAAGTAGGCACCAACGCCCTGGTGGGTCTAGGCGCCGAGACCCGGAAGCAACAGGGCCAAACCGGCGGTGTCGTCCTGTTAATCTACATGTCCGGCTTCGCAGTCACGGAGAACACGTCCATGATGAGCGTCGTGAAGCAATTCGGACATGAGGATCTGATCCCGCTTGCATTTGACATCGCCGAGGATTACAGTACTGTGAGCCGGGACCCGAAGAACCTGATTATTGGGCCTGGCCGGTCCGACGAGGAGACTGATGCTTATGTTGCTGCTATGCTGCGGTGGAATGGGAAGACTATGTATCAGGATGTGGAGCGGTGTGCTTGGAGGGAGATTCCGGTGGCGTATATCTATGCTACCGAGGATATGAATGTGCCGTTTGATTATCAGAAGTGGTTTGTGGAGACGATGCGGGAGGATGGTAGAGAGGTTGAGACTTTTGAGGTTCAGACTGGGCATTGTCCTACTTTTACCAAGTTTGAGGAGGTGGCGACGATTGTGGATGGTGTTGTCAGTAAGCTTTGA
- a CDS encoding uncharacterized protein (predicted protein), with product MLSSKWTSTPREFPTSGFELLDASSKIEEETLPTYSPEKYYPVQQGEVFNDRYQVLAKLGYGVTSTVWFARDLVAPSNAWNDGTKVEKDIQLKNLLLPTPSSSALADFEEREIKVPAARKILKDRTVYTTSRFPAGDGLPLLGDFGEARFGDEENIGDIMPDYYRAPEVILKSNWDYKVDIWNVAMIVSA from the exons ATGCTCTCATCGAAATGGACATCTACCCCACGAGAGTTTCCGACTTCGGGGTTCGAGTTACTCGACGCATCGTCAaagattgaagaggaaaCATTGCCAACGTATTCTCCCGAAAAATACTATCCGGTCCAACAAGGAGAGGTTTTCAACGACAGGTACCAAGTGCTAGCCAAGTTAGGCTATGGAGTAACCTCGACCGTTTGGTTTGCCCGTGACTTGGT tgCCCCATCTAATGCATGGAACGATGGAACTAAAGTCGAAAAAGACATCCAGTTAAAAAACCTACTTCTTCCCAcgccttcatcatcggcaCTTGCGGATTTTGAAGAACGTGAAATAAAGGTTCCTGCAGCAAGGAAGATCCTCAAAGACCGGACTGTCTATACAACGTCGCGCTTTCCTGCAGGAGACGGACTCCCATTGCTAGGTGATTTTGGAGAAGCCCGATTTGGCGACGAGGAAAATATTGGAGATATCATGCCAGACTATTACCGTGCCCCTGAAGTTATCTTGAAATCAAACTGGGACTACAAGGTAGACATCTGGAACGTGGCCATGATCGTAAGTGCTTGA
- a CDS encoding uncharacterized protein (predicted protein), with the protein MKISYASIMVLLSMTALAIPNPEAYSQDRSAHALNMLEARKGCSGQRKNEDKCSGQRLGPMNSFHSWSDINCPLMTSSRLTLYIHSKNMDGKCCAKTKDGSGALDASRGQGREDYR; encoded by the exons ATGAAGATTTCATACGCCTCTATCATGGTGCTGCTCTCCATGACAGCTCTTGCGATCCCCAATCCGGAAGCATACAGCCAAGATCGGTCCGCACACGCATTGAACATGCTTGAAGCGCGGAAGGGCTGTTCCGgccagagaaagaatgaggaCAAATGCTCGGGCCAGCGTCTCGGTCCGATGAACAGTTTCCACAGCTGGTCAGACATCAATTGCCCCCTGATGACTTCCAGTAGACTAactttgtacatacacagCAAGAATATGGATGGCAAATGCTGCGCGAAAACCAAGGATGGAAGCGGTGCCCTGGATGCGAGCAGGGGCCAGGGCCGTGAGGACT ATCGGTAA
- a CDS encoding putative protein kinase C substrate (protein kinase C substrate, 80 KD protein, heavy chain), with protein sequence MILPQGLLFFVSLAACSTAVVAASNDGSARPRGVGPEFAKFYKDTDTFTCISHPAIKIPFSAVNDDYCDCPDGSDEPGTSACAHLSRNSPLTVADRPGSNDLDLTLSLPGFYCKNKGHKPSYVPFQRVNDGICDYDLCCDGSDEWARVGGTKCEDKCKEIGKEWRKKEEKRQKSMTTALKKKKELLTDAGRQQKEVEENINRLEIQIQGQEIKLKDLEADLEEIEKQERSKVVTGKKAGKVNVLAQVAKGRVEELRTALAEVRKERDETRSRIKELEEILSKFKVEYNPNFNDEGVKRAVRSWEEYAARGTSEGLENAARDRDLDEIVKPDDDKSGVNWEQWENEEDGCEANLVYQLAAYLPPSLVNFIEDKALAIRGFLEQNGILPTKDEGSASESKAVTEARDAVDAVRKSIEDLKNQVKDHKEDLDTDYGVGSIFRALKGVCIQKDAGEYTYEHCFLDQTKQIPKKGGSTARMGNFVRIGSVTIDQLNESGEIVPEERISLEYAKGQTCWNGPARSTSVVLQCGEENEILKIAEDEKCVYSMLVNTPAVCPGGEEDVHAASGRKDEL encoded by the exons ATGATACTGCCTCAGGGATTGCTGTTCTTCGTGAGCTTGGCAGCATGCTCGACCGCCGTGGTTGCGGCGAGTAATGACGGCTCCGCACGTCCTCGGGGTGTTGGGCCCGAAT TCGCGAAGTTCTACAAGGACACCGACACATTTACCTGCATTTCGCACCCGGCTATCAAAATCCCCTTTTCCGCCGTTAATGATGACTACTGCGATTGTCCGGATGGTAGTGATGAGCCCGGCACTTCGGCCTGCGCTCATCTGTCCCGTAATTCGCCGTTGACGGTCGCTGATCGTCCTGGGAGTAATGACCTCGATCTGACGCTGTCTCTGCCCGGGTTTTACTGCAAGAATAAGGGCCACAAGCCTTCTTATGTACCCTTCCAGCGGGTCAACGATGGGATCTGTGACTATGATCTATGCTGTGATGGAAGTGACGAGTGGGCTCGCGTCGGAGGCACAAAGTGCGAGGACAAGTGCAAAGAGATTGGCAAGGAGTGgcggaagaaggaggagaagagacaGAAGTCGATGACGactgcgttgaagaagaagaaggagcttctTACTGACGCTGGAAGGCAACagaaggaggtcgaggagaacATCAACAGACTGGAGATCCAAATCCAGGGCCAGGAGATCAAGCTCAAGGATTTGGAAGCTGAcctggaggagattgagaagcAGGAGCGGAGCAAGGTGGTGACGGGTAAGAAGGCAGGCAAGGTCAATGTGCTTGCTCAGGTGGCCAAGGGCCGGGTTGAAGAGCTCCGAACCGCCTTGGCTGAGGTCCGTAAGGAGAGGGATGAGACTCGCTCTCGCATCAAGGAGCTAGAGGAGATTCTCTCCAAGTTCAAGGTCGAGTATAATCCGAACTTCAACGACGAGGGTGTCAAGCGCGCTGTGCGTAGCTGGGAGGAATATGCTGCCAGAGGTACCTCTGAAGGCCTGGAGAACGCTGCCCGTGATCGTGATCTGGATGAGATTGTTAAGCCTGACGATGACAAGTCTGGTGTCAACTGGGAGCAAtgggagaatgaagaggatggatGTGAAGCTAATCTTG TCTATCAGCTGGCAGCCtatcttcctccctctcttgtAAATTTTATTGAGGACAAGGCTCTTGCCATCCGTGGTTTCCTCGAGCAGAACGGCATCCTACCTACGAAAGACGAGGGCTCCGCCTCCGAGTCCAAGGCAGTGACTGAGGCCCGTGACGCCGTCGATGCAGTCCGCAAGTCCATCGAAGATTTGAAGAACCAGGTAAAGGATCACAAGGAGGACCTTGATACGGACTACGGTGTGGGATCCATCTTCCGTGCTCTTAAAGGTGTCTGTATCCAGAAGGATGCCGGAGAGTATACATACGAACACTGCTTCTTGGATCAGACTAAACAGATCCCGAAGAAGGGTGGATCAACAGCCCGCATGGGCAACTTCGTTCGCATCGGATCTGTCACTATTGATCAGCTCAACGAGTCCGGTGAGATCGTCCCCGAGGAGAGAATATCTCTTGAGTACGCCAAGGGACAGACCTGCTGGAACGGTCCTGCTCGGTCCACGAGTGTCGTCTTGCAGTGTGGTGAGGAGAACGAGATCCTGAAGATTGCAGAAGACGAAAAGTGTGTCTATTCGATGCTCGTCAACACCCCTGCCGTGTGcccaggaggagaggaagacgtCCATGCAGCCTCGGGCCGCAAGGACGAACTGTGA